The following are encoded together in the Lytechinus variegatus isolate NC3 chromosome 19, Lvar_3.0, whole genome shotgun sequence genome:
- the LOC121406297 gene encoding alpha-2,8-sialyltransferase 8B-like, with product MNVPLQDSAFTVIIPFLPYCRDRVSKRLKKWQIIQIYKTDVKPEDFDFQVNETLLLRDGKTESIPAQQTCAVVGNSGILSNSSCGRMIDSHDFVFRMNLSPFGFKYGKDVGYKANITTLNYSQLKSAAKCAKKHFPNISVGCQDMLTNLKLYNNSVVWYPKGGSRQGNMNVLSRGMIDNFTFNARWAYSPASLFGVVPRIWRKRTPSTGLLIMSAASLFCERITMFGFYPFSVDAHNRTLTYHYYDSFPMNYSTNAHKMPVEFKIYRQLQNQSAVELQLGECNS from the exons ATGAATGTACCCTTACAG GATTCAGCATTTACAGTCATAATTCCCTTTCTTCCATATTGCAGAGACAGAGTTTCAAAGCGATTAAAGAAATGGCAAATCATCCAAATCTACAAGACGGACGTGAAACCGGAAGACTTTGATTTCCAAGTCAATGAAACTTTGTTGCTTCGGGATGGTAAAACAGAATCGATTCCTGCGCAACAGACATGCGCAGTAGTTGGAAACTCTGGAATTCTTTCCAATAGTTCCTGTGGGAGGATGATTGATAGTCATGATTTTGTCTTTAGGATGAACCTGTCTCCATTTGGTTTTAAATATGGCAAGGACGTGGGATACAAAGCTAATATCACGACGTTAAATTATTCACAACTGAAGTCTGCGGCTAAGTGTGCAAAGAAACATTTTCCTAACATATCTGTTGGATGCCAGGATATGttgacaaatttgaaattgtataaCAATTCTGTGGTATGGTACCCGAAAGGAGGTTCTCGTCAAGGAAACATGAATGTTTTATCACGAGGAATGATCGATAACTTCACTTTTAACGCCAGATGGGCTTATAGTCCCGCCAGCTTGTTTGGTGTCGTGCCCAG GATTTGGAGAAAGCGAACTCCGTCTACGGGTCTTCTCATTATGTCAGCAgcatcattattttgtgaaaggaTTACGATGTTCGGATTTTATCCCTTCTCCGTCGATGCACACAACAGAACGTTAACCTACCACTACTACGACTCGTTTCCGATGAATTACTCCACAAATGCCCACAAAATGCCAGTAGAATTCAAAATCTATCGACAGTTACAGAATCAAAGTGCCGTTGAGCTGCAGCTGGGGGAGTGCAATTCGTAA
- the LOC121406298 gene encoding ankyrin repeat domain-containing protein 50-like — MVQMWKREAFVVKQYHLDIPQGISELSKSIDSLRTKMVKEDTEDYSPLQMAVRNDHLDDIKSLVSQGADVNQVNAEGWTPLVIAAKTGSVEVLTFLIDKGADIRKHVKDMTALHMTAFYCHLDAIKYLIRQGAEVNRKSDIGATAIHIAAVVGNIEVTRYLISQGAVVDEGDNNGWTALHIASFKGHLDVVKYLISQGAEVNKGDNYGETALHYAALNGHLDVVKHLISQGAEVNKGENNDVTALYVAAQNGHLDVVKHLISQGAEVNKGENNDVTALYVAVQNGNNNDVTALHIAAQNGHLDVVKHLISQGAEVNKGENNDVTALYVAAQNGHLDVVKHLISQGAEVNKGNNNDVTALYIAAEIGHLDVVKYLISQGAEVNKGNNNDVTALYIAAQNGHLDVVKYLISQGAEVNKGNNNDVTALHIASFKGHLDVVKYLISQGAEVDKTNNNGATALHIAAQNGHLDVFKYLIMQGADVNKGNDSGATALHTAAESGHLDVVKYLISQGAEVNKGDSNGRTALHIASQYGHIDVVKYLISQGAEVNKGENNDVTALHIAAQNGHLDVVKYLISQGAEYGHLDVVKYLISQGADVNKGYDSGATALHTAAQNGHLDVVKYLISQAAERPDEGPSGLKLAK; from the exons ATGGTGCAAATGTGGAAAAGAGAGGCCTTTGTGGTCAAACAATATCATTTAGATATTCCACAGGGAATTTCTGAATTATCCAAATCTATCGACAGTCTTAGAACAAAAATGGTTAAAGAAGACACAGAGGACTACTCTCCATTACAAATGGCAGTAAGAAATGACCACCTAGATGACATAAAAAGCCTAGTCAGTCAAGGGGCGGACGTGAATCAGGTTAATGCTGAAGGCTGGACACCGTTAGTAATTGCTGCAAAGACCGGTAGTGTTGAGGTACTGACGTTTCTTATCGATAAAGGGGCTGATATAAGAAAGCATGTTAAAGACATGACTGCTTTACACATGACTGCTTTCTATTGTCATCTTGATGCTATAAAATATCTGATAAGACAAGGGGCTGAGGTCAATCGGAAAAGTGATATTGGCGCCACTGCAATACACATTGCTGCTGTAGTTGGTAATATTGAGGTCACCagatatctgatcagtcaaggggcTGTGGTGGACGAAGGAGATAACaatggttggactgcattacacattgcttctttcaaaggtcatcttgatgtcgtaaaatatctgatcagtcaaggggctgaggtgaataaaggagaTAACTATGGTGAGACTGCATTACACTACGCAGCTttgaatggtcatcttgatgtcgtcaaacatctgatcagtcaaggggcAGAGGTGAATAAAGGAGAAAACAATGATGTGACTGCATTATACGTTGCTGcccagaatggtcatcttgatgtcgtcaaacatctgatcagtcaaggggcAGAGGTGAATAAAGGAGAAAACAATGATGTGACTGCATTATACGTTGCTGTccagaatg gaaataacAATGATgtgactgcattacacattgctgcccagaatggtcatcttgatgtcgtcaaacatctgatcagtcaaggggcAGAGGTGAATAAAGGAGAAAACAATGATGTGACTGCATTATACGTTGCTGcccagaatggtcatcttgatgtcgtcaaacatctgatcagtcaaggggctgaggtgaataaaggaaataacAATGATGTGACTGCCTTATACATTGCTGCCGAGattggtcatcttgatgtcgtcaaatatctgatcagtcaaggggctgaggtgaataaaggaaataacAATGATGTGACTGCATTATACATTGCTGcccagaatggtcatcttgatgtcgtcaaatatctgatcagtcaaggggctgaggtgaataaaggaaataacAATGATgtgactgcattacacattgcttctttcaaaggtcatcttgatgtcgtaaaatatctgatcagtcaaggggctgag GTAGATAAGACCAACAATAATGGTGcgactgcattacacattgctgctcagaatggtcatcttgatgtcttCAAATATCTGATCATGCAAGGAGCTGATGTGAATAAGGGAAACGACAGTGGTGCGACTGCATTGCACACTGCTGCTGAGagtggtcatcttgatgtcgtcaaatatctgatcagtcaaggggctgaggtgaataaaggagaTAGTAATGGtaggactgcattacacattgctTCCCAGTATGGTCACATTGATGtcgtcaaatatctgatcagtcaaggggctgaggtgaataaaggagaaaacaatgatgtgactgcattacacattgctgcccagaatggtcatcttgatgtcgtcaaatatctgatcagtcaaggggctgag tatggtcatcttgatgtcgtcaAATATCTTATCAGTCAAGGCGCTGATGTGAATAAAGGATACGACAGTGGTGCGACTGCATTGCACACTGctgctcagaatggtcatcttgatgtcgtcaaatatctgatcagtcaagcGGCAGAG AGGCCTGATGAAGGCCCTTCTGGCCTAAAGCTAGCCAAATAA